In Myxococcota bacterium, the sequence TGCGCGGTCCACCCGATCGCCGCGCTGCAGACCGAGTACTCGCTGTGGAGCCGCGATCCCGAGGACGCGATCCTCGGCGCCTGCCGGGAGCTCGGCATCGGCTTCGTGGCCTACAGCCCGCTCGGACGCGGCTTCCTCACCGGCCAGATCCAGCGCTTCGAGGACTTCGCCCAGGACGACTACCGGCGCTTCTCGCCGCGCTTCCAGGGCGCGAACTTCGCCAAGAACCTGGAGCTGGTGAAGCGCGTCGAGTCACTCGCGCGCGAGAAGGGCTGCA encodes:
- a CDS encoding aldo/keto reductase — translated: CAVHPIAALQTEYSLWSRDPEDAILGACRELGIGFVAYSPLGRGFLTGQIQRFEDFAQDDYRRFSPRFQGANFAKNLELVKRVESLAREKGCTAGQLALAWVMAQGDDVVPIPGTKRRKYLEENAAASDVALGPKDLAKLDEVAPRGSAAGERYPAAMMGSVGR